Proteins from a genomic interval of Synechococcus sp. A15-28:
- a CDS encoding STAS-like domain-containing protein, whose translation MTRSSGTTIKLRGEAKTLAALQLMGFHQLLDIPPSSTKANVQPAKASTVGMLPLSPIATEEQQYEAVDAICAIALAAIDNAAAFIPALEWLANEILGNILTHAASETPGVVCAQYRPKQQRFEIGICDMGRGLLGSLQPAFPEVRSYGQAIDKAIERGATRDPAIGQGNGMAGSFEIVRLNGGTYQIWTGDVVYELNKGKRRPGFQAMPSVLGTGVMFSLDTSKPVDLASTWIASNSGVECLFLNLLTESASDSGLDVAAECLHTGGRAPAKLLRRKIQGLLPAMEGEPLILDFSGVKSAASSFLDELLGRLAAEDPRGQAIFDGAVRIQGMNPTVQAMANVVVAQRLRGSVQAQ comes from the coding sequence ATGACTCGGAGCTCTGGCACCACCATCAAACTGCGGGGAGAAGCCAAAACACTCGCGGCGCTTCAGCTGATGGGATTCCATCAGCTTCTCGATATTCCACCTTCAAGCACCAAAGCCAACGTTCAACCTGCCAAGGCATCCACGGTTGGCATGCTGCCCCTCTCACCAATTGCCACGGAAGAACAGCAATACGAAGCCGTTGATGCCATCTGCGCTATCGCCCTGGCCGCCATCGACAACGCCGCCGCGTTCATCCCAGCCCTGGAATGGCTGGCCAACGAAATCCTCGGCAACATCCTTACCCACGCAGCATCAGAAACACCCGGCGTGGTCTGCGCTCAGTACCGCCCCAAGCAGCAACGCTTCGAGATCGGCATCTGCGACATGGGTCGGGGGCTGCTGGGATCCTTACAACCCGCGTTCCCAGAGGTACGTAGCTACGGCCAGGCAATTGACAAAGCGATCGAGCGCGGCGCGACTCGTGATCCCGCTATCGGTCAGGGCAATGGCATGGCCGGCTCCTTCGAGATCGTGCGCCTCAACGGCGGCACCTATCAGATCTGGACCGGTGATGTCGTCTACGAACTCAACAAAGGCAAGCGCCGCCCCGGTTTCCAGGCCATGCCGTCTGTCCTCGGGACAGGAGTGATGTTCTCGCTCGACACCAGCAAACCCGTTGATCTCGCCAGCACCTGGATCGCCTCCAATTCAGGGGTGGAATGCCTCTTCCTCAATCTCCTCACGGAATCCGCCAGCGACAGCGGACTCGATGTCGCCGCTGAATGTCTCCACACCGGTGGGCGCGCCCCCGCCAAGCTGCTGCGCCGGAAAATCCAGGGGTTGCTGCCTGCCATGGAGGGCGAACCGCTGATCCTTGATTTCTCAGGTGTGAAATCAGCAGCCAGCAGCTTCCTCGATGAGCTGCTTGGTCGGCTCGCTGCAGAAGACCCGCGCGGGCAGGCGATCTTCGATGGAGCAGTGCGCATTCAAGGGATGAATCCCACTGTGCAAGCCATGGCCAATGTGGTGGTGGCGCAGCGGTTGAGGGGGTCGGTGCAAGCCCAATAA